A single Hippopotamus amphibius kiboko isolate mHipAmp2 chromosome 5, mHipAmp2.hap2, whole genome shotgun sequence DNA region contains:
- the NEUROG3 gene encoding neurogenin-3: protein MAPHPLCAPAVQVTHETEQPFLGASEDEVSCVASAPPSPTRVQGNCAETERGGCRGASRKLRARRGGRSRPKSELALSKQRRSRRKKANDRERNRMHNLNSALDALRGVLPTFPDDAKLTKIETLRFAHNYIWALTQTLRIADHSLYGLEPLAPPCEELASPDGGSPGDWGSLYSPISQAGSLSPAASLEERPGLQAPASPACLQPSALAFSDFL from the coding sequence ATGGCGCCTCATCCCTTGTGTGCGCCAGCTGTCCAAGTGACCCATGAGACGGAGCAGCCCTTCCTGGGCGCCTCGGAAGACGAAGTGAGCTGCGTTGCATCAGCTCCGCCCAGCCCCACTCGCGTGCAGGGGAACTGCGCCGAGACGGAAAGGGGCGGCTGCCGAGGGGCCTCGAGGAAGCTCCGGGCGCGGCGCGGAGGGCGCAGCCGCCCCAAGAGTGAGCTGGCTCTGAGCAAGCAGCGACGGAGCCGGCGTAAGAAGGCCAACGACCGCGAGCGCAATCGGATGCACAACCTCAACTCTGCTCTGGACGCGCTGCGCGGCGTCTTGCCCACTTTCCCGGACGATGCGAAGCTCACCAAGATCGAGACGCTGCGCTTCGCCCACAATTACATCTGGGCGCTGACGCAGACGCTGCGCATAGCGGACCACAGCCTCTACGGGCTGGAGCCGCTTGCGCCTCCCTGCGAGGAGCTGGCCAGCCCGGACGGCGGCTCCCCTGGAGACTGGGGCTCGCTCTATTCCCCGATCTCCCAGGCGGGCAGCCTGAGCCCTGCCGCCTCGCTGGAGGAGCGTCCCGGCCTGCAGGCGCCTGCTTCCCCTGCCTGCCTGCAGCCTAGCGCCCTGGCTTTTTCAGACTTTCTATGA